Proteins found in one Sorghum bicolor cultivar BTx623 chromosome 1, Sorghum_bicolor_NCBIv3, whole genome shotgun sequence genomic segment:
- the LOC8057201 gene encoding tubulin beta-3 chain → MREILHIQGGQCGNQIGAKFWEVICGEHGVDSTGRSSGTSPQQLERINVYYNEAGGGRYVPRAVLMDLEPGTMESIRAGPFGGIFRPDNFVYGQSGAGNNWAKGHYTEGAELIDSVLDVVRKEAENCDCLQGFQVCHSLGGGTGSGMGTLLISKIREEYPDRMMLTFSVFPSPKVSDTVVEPYNATLSVHQLVENADECMVLDNEALYDICFRTLKLTNPSFGDLNHLISATMSGVTCCLRFPGQLNSDLRKLAVNLIPFPRLHFFMVGFAPLTSRGSQQYRALTVPELTQQMWDAKNMMCAADPRHGRYLTASAMFRGKMSTKEVDEQMINVQNKNSSYFVEWIPNNVKSSVCDIPPVGLSMASTFVGNSTSIQEMFRRVSEQFTAMFRRKAFLHWYTSEGMDEMEFTEAESNMNDLVAEYQQYQDATAEEYDEEEQDGEEEHA, encoded by the exons ATGAGGGAGATCCTGCACATCCAGGGCGGCCAGTGCGGCAACCAGATCGGCGCCAAGTTCTGGGAGGTGATCTGCGGGGAGCACGGCGTCGACTCCACGGGCCGCTCCTCGGGGACCTCCCCGCAGCAGCTCGAGCGGATCAACGTCTACTACAACGAGGCCGGGGGCGGCCGCTACGTGCCCCGCGCCGTGCTCATGGACCTGGAGCCCGGCACCATGGAGTCCATCCGCGCCGGACCCTTCGGCGGCATCTTCCGCCCCGACAACTTCGTCTACGGCCAGTCCGGCGCCGGGAACAACTGGGCCAAGGGACACTACACCGAGGGCGCAGAGCTCATCGACTCCGTACTCGACGTCGTGCGCAAGGAGGCCGAGAACTGCGACTGCCTCCAGG GGTTCCAAGTATGCCACTCCCTGGGTGGCGGCACTGGTTCTGGCATGGGCACGCTGCTCATCTCCAAGATCCGGGAGGAGTACCCGGACCGCATGATGCTCACCTTCTCCGTGTTCCCGTCGCCCAAGGTGTCCGACACCGTCGTGGAGCCCTACAACGCGACGCTGTCCGTGCACCAGCTCGTGGAGAACGCCGACGAGTGCATGGTCCTTGACAACGAGGCGCTCTATGATATTTGCTTCCGCACCCTCAAGCTCACCAACCCTTCAT TTGGTGACCTGAACCATCTGATCTCAGCGACCATGAGCGGCGTCACGTGCTGCCTGCGGTTCCCGGGCCAGCTGAACTCGGACCTCCGCAAGCTGGCAGTGAACCTGATCCCGTTCCCGCGGCTGCACTTCTTCATGGTCGGGTTCGCGCCGCTGACGTCGCGCGGGTCGCAGCAGTACCGCGCGCTGACGGTGCCGGAGCTGACGCAGCAGATGTGGGACGCCAAGAACATGATGTGCGCGGCGGACCCGCGGCACGGGCGGTACCTGACGGCGTCCGCCATGTTCCGGGGCAAGATGAGCACCAAGGAGGTGGACGAGCAGATGATCAACGTGCAGAACAAGAACTCCTCCTACTTCGTGGAGTGGATCCCCAACAACGTCAAGTCCAGCGTGTGCGACATCCCGCCCGTGGGGCTGTCCATGGCCTCCACCTTCGTGGGCAACTCCACCTCCATCCAGGAGATGTTCCGCCGTGTGAGCGAGCAGTTCACGGCCATGTTCCGGCGCAAGGCCTTCTTGCACTGGTACACCAGCGAGGGCATGGACGAGATGGAGTTCACCGAGGCCGAGAGCAACATGAACGACCTCGTCGCCGAGTACCAGCAGTACCAGGACGCCACCGCCGAGGAGTACGACGAGGAAGAGCAAGACGGCGAGGAGGAGCACGCCTGA